The DNA window TTAATAACGTAATCAACTTTTTCACCTTTCTTTGTTCCTATATCACAAATAAATTCAGGTATAACTTCTGTAGGGTTGAAAATGTCGTATCCTAATATTTGTATAAATGGCATCACAAATGCATTTTTAGTACCTTCTTCTGTGTTGATTTGATCTTTTAGAGAATCAACCCTTTGATGAAGTTGTTCTAGTTTTAATTTTAAGTCTGCTTCCATTGGTTATTGTTTAGTTTAATTTCAAATTTACAAATTATGTGAAACTATTAAGGTTTTATTTATTTAAGTACGGCATTTCTTTTAATACAGAGCGTCTTAAAAGAATAACTTGTAAACAATATCAAAAAAAAGCTTAATTATACTAGCATAATATCAATATCTCTTTTAAAAAAAATACCACCTCATCAAGGCAGTATTTTTCTATATTATTTTTTAAAAGCAGATACTATTTTTCAGATTCAAATTTCTTTAGTTTCTCTTTTAAAGACTCATTCTCTTCTTTCAACATTTTAATATAATCCTGTAGATTATCCATTATCTGATTTGGAACATTATAATAATTGGAGTTGATACCCGATTCATTAAAAGTCGAGTTATCAATATTCTGTACAATAGTTGCCGCTTTCTCTTCTTTAATTTCTTCAACCGGAACATCCAGCGCCTTAGCAAGCTTCTCCCATTCATCATCATAAATTTTTACATCTCCATTTTCCTTTCGGCAATAATTAGAAACATCCGTTGCCAAGACCTTTGACATGTATTCCTGAGTATATCCTCTTTGCTTTCTTAAACTTTTTAGTTTTTCCATAGTGCCCGTATATGTGCTTTGTACAAATATAAAGAAAATTGTAATTCAAGTTTGTCAATAGTAGAATAAGCATGTAGAAAACTTATTTATCGTTTGGACGAAGGTTCAAATCCCACCCACTCACTTAAAGCAAAAAGAGAATTTGTAATTACTACAAACTCTCTTTTCGTTTCTGAAAAGGATATGTCACGAACCACTCAATAACCATATCGCTACTTTATCAGAACTATGTATTAACCTAATTTTATATTTAATTCAACTCATTAAAGCTGATATCGATACTTTTTATATCAACGATCTTCGCTAATGTTTTCAAAGGTTCGTTGTAATGGGTTGTCATACTATTTATTATTTTATCATCCACATTATCATCAAATTTTCTTGCAAAA is part of the Chryseobacterium paludis genome and encodes:
- a CDS encoding helix-turn-helix domain-containing protein, which codes for MEKLKSLRKQRGYTQEYMSKVLATDVSNYCRKENGDVKIYDDEWEKLAKALDVPVEEIKEEKAATIVQNIDNSTFNESGINSNYYNVPNQIMDNLQDYIKMLKEENESLKEKLKKFESEK